A genomic stretch from Hemicordylus capensis ecotype Gifberg chromosome 1, rHemCap1.1.pri, whole genome shotgun sequence includes:
- the CDCA4 gene encoding cell division cycle-associated protein 4 isoform X2, which translates to MFPSEDTMFVRGLKRKCIDGEEDIEGTLAGFKAIPSYNLQRQSLLDMSLVKLQLCHMLVEPNLYRSVLIANTVRQIQAEMTQDGTWQMINAQSTGSASLDRLVSTDILCRSSKEQAEEKLVQGYSGFSKDFEDSQSQESSEILRPAPLPAPRNLQSSGWEMENPPENRGNFHKSLDQIFETLETKTPDSVEDLFSEVDSSYYNLDTVLTGMMGSTKMGHCDVLETFPQATANSNSNCKSDLNELDHFVEILVES; encoded by the exons ATGTTTCCTAGTGAA GACACAATGTTTGTACGTGGATTGAAGAGGAAATGTATTGATGGAGAAGAAGATATTGAAGGAACTTTAGCTGGTTTTAAAGCTATTCCTTCTTATAACCTTCAGCGCCAGTCACTGCTGGACATGTCTTTGGTTAAACTTCAACTATGCCACATGCTTGTTGAACCTAATCTCTATCGTTCAGTGCTTATAGCCAATACCGTACGGCAGATCCAAGCAGAAATGACCCAAGACGGAACTTGGCAAATGATAAATGCACAGAGTACAGGATCAGCCTCTCTAGACCGCCTGGTTTCAACAGATATCCTCTGTCGTTCCTCCAAGGAACAAGCTGAAGAAAAGCTTGTTCAAGGTTACAGTGGCTTCTCAAAAGACTTTGAGGACTCTCAGTCACAGGAGAGTTCAGAAATCTTAAGACCTGCTCCACTACCCGCTCCCAGAAACCTGCAGAGTAGCGGGTGGGAAATGGAGAACCCTCCAGAAAACAGAGGAAACTTCCATAAGTCATTAGATCAAATATTTGAAACTTTAGAAACGAAAACTCCCGACTCTGTAGAAGATCTCTTTTCAGAGGTTGATAGTTCCTACTATAATCTTGATACAGTATTAACGGGAATGATGGGCAGTACAAAAATGGGACACTGTGATGTACTTGAAACATTTCCTCAAGCAACTGCAAATTCTAACTCTAACTGTAAATCTGACCTTAATGAGCTTGATCATTTTGTGGAAATTCTGGTTGAATCCTGA
- the CDCA4 gene encoding cell division cycle-associated protein 4 isoform X1, which yields MGEEEGLHQTQLLDTMFVRGLKRKCIDGEEDIEGTLAGFKAIPSYNLQRQSLLDMSLVKLQLCHMLVEPNLYRSVLIANTVRQIQAEMTQDGTWQMINAQSTGSASLDRLVSTDILCRSSKEQAEEKLVQGYSGFSKDFEDSQSQESSEILRPAPLPAPRNLQSSGWEMENPPENRGNFHKSLDQIFETLETKTPDSVEDLFSEVDSSYYNLDTVLTGMMGSTKMGHCDVLETFPQATANSNSNCKSDLNELDHFVEILVES from the exons atgggggaagaggaaggattGCATCAGACACAACTATTG GACACAATGTTTGTACGTGGATTGAAGAGGAAATGTATTGATGGAGAAGAAGATATTGAAGGAACTTTAGCTGGTTTTAAAGCTATTCCTTCTTATAACCTTCAGCGCCAGTCACTGCTGGACATGTCTTTGGTTAAACTTCAACTATGCCACATGCTTGTTGAACCTAATCTCTATCGTTCAGTGCTTATAGCCAATACCGTACGGCAGATCCAAGCAGAAATGACCCAAGACGGAACTTGGCAAATGATAAATGCACAGAGTACAGGATCAGCCTCTCTAGACCGCCTGGTTTCAACAGATATCCTCTGTCGTTCCTCCAAGGAACAAGCTGAAGAAAAGCTTGTTCAAGGTTACAGTGGCTTCTCAAAAGACTTTGAGGACTCTCAGTCACAGGAGAGTTCAGAAATCTTAAGACCTGCTCCACTACCCGCTCCCAGAAACCTGCAGAGTAGCGGGTGGGAAATGGAGAACCCTCCAGAAAACAGAGGAAACTTCCATAAGTCATTAGATCAAATATTTGAAACTTTAGAAACGAAAACTCCCGACTCTGTAGAAGATCTCTTTTCAGAGGTTGATAGTTCCTACTATAATCTTGATACAGTATTAACGGGAATGATGGGCAGTACAAAAATGGGACACTGTGATGTACTTGAAACATTTCCTCAAGCAACTGCAAATTCTAACTCTAACTGTAAATCTGACCTTAATGAGCTTGATCATTTTGTGGAAATTCTGGTTGAATCCTGA